The following are encoded together in the Echinicola jeungdonensis genome:
- the argC gene encoding N-acetyl-gamma-glutamyl-phosphate reductase has protein sequence MEGKKKYNIAIVGASGYTGSELARILVQHQKVEIKMITSETHTGKPFSELHPQFLGILDLPLESAEEVSKNQLDVVFLALPHGVSMEYIKKWKDKKAMMIDLSGDYRLSGPDVYKNWYKQDHVFPEAFDRAIYGLPELHENRIRGAQLVANPGCYPTASILSLAPLFKDQLIKEGSVVIDAKSGTSGAGVKASNTTHFSNVNDNFKAYGLRIHRHTIEIEEQLGNLQKEKAKIQFTPHLLPVDRGILATSYAQVNEEMSQKKLDEIYGEFYKGKPFVRLRSSIPALKDVRGSNYCDIMPIWDERTQRVIVLSVIDNLVKGAAGQAVHNMNLMLGIPQETGLLQSPMQP, from the coding sequence ATGGAAGGAAAGAAGAAATACAATATTGCTATTGTTGGAGCATCTGGGTATACCGGTTCGGAGCTTGCGAGGATTTTGGTGCAGCATCAAAAGGTGGAAATAAAAATGATTACCTCGGAAACCCACACTGGAAAACCTTTTTCCGAGCTCCATCCTCAATTTTTAGGCATTTTGGATTTGCCTCTTGAAAGTGCTGAAGAAGTTTCCAAGAATCAATTGGATGTTGTTTTTTTGGCATTGCCTCATGGAGTTTCCATGGAATATATCAAAAAGTGGAAAGACAAAAAAGCCATGATGATAGACCTATCAGGAGATTATAGATTAAGTGGCCCTGATGTTTATAAAAATTGGTATAAACAAGACCACGTCTTTCCTGAGGCATTTGACCGGGCCATTTATGGCTTGCCGGAGTTGCATGAAAACAGAATTAGAGGAGCTCAGCTGGTTGCCAATCCGGGATGTTACCCTACTGCTTCAATTCTAAGCCTGGCCCCCTTATTCAAAGACCAGTTGATAAAGGAAGGCTCTGTTGTTATTGATGCAAAATCAGGAACTTCGGGTGCAGGAGTCAAGGCTAGTAATACCACCCACTTTTCCAATGTCAATGATAATTTTAAAGCTTATGGGCTTCGCATTCACCGACATACCATAGAGATTGAGGAGCAATTGGGAAATCTTCAAAAGGAAAAAGCCAAAATCCAATTTACTCCCCATTTGTTACCGGTGGACAGAGGGATTTTGGCCACCTCCTATGCCCAGGTAAATGAAGAAATGAGCCAAAAAAAGCTGGATGAAATTTATGGGGAGTTTTACAAGGGAAAACCGTTTGTCCGTTTACGATCTTCCATTCCAGCTTTAAAGGATGTACGGGGGAGCAACTACTGTGATATTATGCCTATTTGGGATGAAAGAACCCAAAGAGTAATCGTTTTGTCCGTGATT
- a CDS encoding aspartate aminotransferase family protein, with protein MKISNEVLHLVDKRHYLPTFNRFPLAFIRGKGSRLWDADEKEYIDMLAGIAVNNVGHCHPKVVKAIQDQAATLIHISNFFVSPSQVALSELLVRISGMNQVFLTNSGAESVEGAIKVARKYAHQNGRGGKIISMTNSFHGRTLATIATGQEKYQKGFEPIPSGFVQVPFNDLEAVEKEMEQDAAAVILEPVQGEGGIHVVDQLYLSALRNLCDERGVLLIFDEIQCGIGRTGKWFAKDHFGVQPDIMTLAKALGGGTPIGAFLCHQKVSDAIEFGDHGTTFGGNPLMASAALANLQVIEEESLCQRAAEKGEWIKDQFTGLQQKYPMIKEIRGKGLMLGIQFDREVAPMVKRLMEEGVIANATAETVLRLVPPLNIPQGDLEQVLDLIDQILSEMDA; from the coding sequence ATGAAAATAAGTAATGAAGTTTTACACTTGGTCGATAAGCGCCACTATTTACCTACATTTAACCGTTTCCCATTAGCTTTTATCCGTGGAAAGGGAAGCAGGTTATGGGATGCTGATGAAAAAGAATATATTGATATGTTGGCAGGTATTGCTGTCAATAATGTAGGGCATTGTCATCCCAAAGTAGTCAAGGCCATCCAGGACCAGGCAGCCACATTAATTCATATTTCTAACTTTTTTGTGAGCCCTTCGCAGGTTGCTCTTAGTGAATTATTGGTCAGGATATCGGGAATGAACCAGGTTTTTTTGACAAATAGTGGAGCCGAATCTGTTGAGGGAGCTATCAAAGTAGCCAGGAAGTACGCCCATCAAAATGGGAGAGGAGGGAAGATCATTTCCATGACCAATTCATTTCATGGCCGGACCTTGGCCACTATTGCTACTGGGCAGGAAAAATACCAAAAGGGTTTTGAACCTATTCCTTCTGGATTTGTCCAGGTTCCTTTCAATGATTTGGAAGCTGTTGAAAAGGAAATGGAACAGGATGCTGCAGCTGTTATTTTGGAACCTGTGCAGGGTGAAGGAGGTATCCATGTGGTAGATCAACTATACCTTTCTGCCTTGAGGAACTTATGTGATGAAAGAGGGGTGTTGTTGATTTTTGATGAAATCCAATGCGGAATTGGGCGGACCGGGAAATGGTTTGCAAAAGACCATTTTGGGGTTCAACCTGATATAATGACCCTGGCAAAAGCTTTGGGTGGCGGGACTCCAATTGGGGCTTTCCTGTGCCATCAAAAAGTAAGTGATGCCATAGAGTTTGGGGACCATGGAACCACTTTTGGTGGCAACCCTTTAATGGCATCTGCAGCACTGGCAAATCTTCAGGTTATTGAAGAGGAAAGTCTTTGTCAAAGAGCTGCTGAAAAAGGAGAATGGATAAAAGATCAGTTTACAGGATTGCAACAAAAGTACCCCATGATCAAAGAAATAAGGGGTAAAGGTTTGATGCTGGGAATCCAATTTGACCGTGAAGTGGCACCCATGGTAAAAAGATTAATGGAGGAAGGTGTCATTGCCAATGCAACAGCAGAAACGGTATTAAGACTGGTTCCGCCATTAAATATTCCACAAGGAGATTTGGAACAGGTATTGGATCTCATCGACCAGATACTTAGTGAAATGGATGCATAA
- the argB gene encoding acetylglutamate kinase, with product MVTRKVLIKYGGNAMTKQSLKYEIAKKVKELQEHGIQVVLVHGGGPFINKALESAGIASQFYDGQRHTTEEALSHIEKTLKGEVNSSLVGVFNQAGLSAVGLSGKDGQMVTAVKRWHYSRDNGGKVQKIDLGQVGDVKKVDCSLLRILLDRNYIPIITCIASDLKGDDYNINADVFAGKVASALQVDDYIVLTDVDGVFENYPDPKSILKEIHFNELDQYYNKGIQGGMIPKIESCKTALQGGVKRAIILNGTQPEQIIKYILGKEKIGTTITK from the coding sequence ATGGTGACTAGAAAAGTTCTCATCAAATATGGTGGGAATGCCATGACTAAACAGTCGCTCAAATATGAAATTGCTAAAAAGGTAAAGGAGCTTCAGGAACATGGAATTCAGGTGGTTTTAGTTCACGGAGGTGGTCCCTTTATCAATAAGGCCCTTGAATCAGCTGGGATTGCTTCCCAGTTTTATGACGGGCAAAGGCATACTACAGAAGAGGCGCTTTCTCATATCGAAAAAACCCTAAAAGGTGAAGTCAATAGTTCCTTGGTGGGAGTATTTAATCAGGCAGGTTTAAGTGCCGTGGGGTTATCCGGAAAGGATGGCCAAATGGTTACTGCAGTTAAGCGATGGCATTACAGCAGGGACAATGGAGGTAAAGTTCAGAAAATTGACTTGGGCCAGGTGGGAGATGTCAAAAAGGTGGATTGTAGTTTGCTCCGGATTTTATTGGACCGGAACTATATTCCTATTATTACTTGTATTGCCTCTGACCTAAAAGGAGATGACTATAATATTAATGCAGATGTTTTTGCCGGAAAAGTGGCCTCGGCTTTACAGGTGGATGATTATATCGTTTTGACAGATGTGGACGGAGTTTTTGAAAATTACCCCGACCCTAAGAGTATCCTGAAAGAGATTCATTTTAATGAATTGGACCAGTATTATAATAAAGGTATCCAGGGAGGGATGATTCCTAAAATAGAATCTTGTAAAACAGCCCTTCAGGGAGGGGTGAAGCGGGCTATTATTCTTAATGGGACCCAACCCGAACAGATTATCAAGTATATCCTTGGAAAAGAAAAGATTGGAACCACGATAACCAAATAG
- a CDS encoding TrkH family potassium uptake protein codes for MIHFKAIGKLMGGLLMLLGLLMLPGIGFSYYYHSGDQMPLIYSSFVSMAMGALLFFSFSKQDQIIRKREGYMIVFLSWLFMSIFGMLPFLVSGTLPKLPDAIFETVSGITTTGASVINDIENLPAGILFWRSMTQWIGGLGIIVLTVAIFPLLGIGGIELFVAESPGPTSDKLHPRIRETAKRLWYVYVGLTLLLMGLYYIGGMNFFDAINHALTTMATGGFSTKNASMAYFEIPFIQYVAILFMFLAGTNFTVIYFGLVGKFDRVWKSDEFKAYVIVTTLIILVLSFPVFHFSGENLEKAFRDTAFQVVSLLTTTGYVTADYTSYGHGLTILFFLLLFVGGCAGSTAGGIKFIRHLSFFKNTILEFKRIVHPRAVVPLKINGDRVTGKIITHIMIFLLIYLMTFVMGSVVLSVLGYDMITSFGAVATCLGNVGPAVGLVGPLDNFSFFSPIAKIFLSIIMLLGRLELFTILVIFSPYFWRAN; via the coding sequence ATGATTCATTTTAAGGCAATTGGAAAATTAATGGGCGGCTTATTGATGCTATTGGGTCTTTTGATGCTGCCAGGAATTGGTTTTTCATATTACTACCACAGTGGGGACCAGATGCCCTTAATATATTCCTCCTTTGTCAGTATGGCCATGGGGGCACTTTTATTTTTTTCCTTTTCCAAACAGGACCAAATCATCAGGAAAAGGGAAGGGTATATGATTGTTTTTCTAAGTTGGTTGTTTATGTCAATATTTGGGATGCTGCCTTTTTTGGTCAGCGGGACACTTCCAAAACTGCCTGATGCAATTTTTGAGACGGTTTCTGGGATTACCACTACCGGCGCATCGGTAATCAATGATATAGAAAATTTACCTGCAGGAATACTTTTTTGGCGGAGCATGACACAGTGGATTGGAGGTTTGGGGATAATTGTATTAACTGTAGCAATTTTCCCTTTATTGGGAATAGGTGGGATTGAGCTATTTGTGGCTGAATCCCCAGGGCCTACCTCCGATAAATTGCACCCTCGCATCCGGGAAACTGCCAAAAGGCTTTGGTATGTCTATGTTGGCCTGACCCTTTTGCTTATGGGGCTTTACTATATTGGAGGAATGAACTTTTTTGATGCTATCAATCATGCTTTGACCACCATGGCAACAGGAGGATTCTCAACAAAAAATGCCAGTATGGCTTATTTTGAAATTCCCTTTATCCAATATGTGGCCATCCTTTTTATGTTTTTGGCAGGAACTAACTTTACTGTGATTTATTTCGGCCTGGTAGGAAAGTTTGACAGGGTTTGGAAAAGTGATGAATTTAAAGCTTACGTAATTGTTACCACTCTTATCATATTGGTATTGTCCTTTCCGGTCTTTCACTTCTCAGGAGAAAATTTGGAAAAGGCCTTTAGAGATACCGCTTTTCAAGTCGTTTCACTTTTGACTACCACAGGATATGTAACTGCTGATTATACTTCTTATGGCCATGGATTAACCATATTATTCTTTTTACTGTTGTTTGTTGGTGGCTGTGCTGGATCTACAGCAGGAGGGATTAAATTTATTAGGCACCTTTCCTTCTTTAAAAATACAATTCTTGAATTCAAACGAATTGTTCATCCAAGAGCGGTAGTGCCTCTAAAAATCAATGGGGACAGGGTTACAGGAAAGATCATAACCCATATTATGATCTTTTTGTTGATCTACTTGATGACTTTTGTAATGGGAAGTGTGGTATTGTCTGTTTTGGGATATGATATGATCACAAGCTTTGGGGCTGTAGCCACTTGTTTGGGAAATGTTGGGCCTGCAGTAGGCTTGGTAGGACCTTTGGATAATTTTTCCTTTTTCTCCCCAATAGCCAAAATATTCTTAAGCATTATTATGTTATTGGGAAGGTTGGAACTGTTTACCATATTGGTGATTTTTTCTCCCTATTTCTGGAGAGCTAATTAG